CTCCGGTGTCGTGTCGATGAACCGGGTCGTGTAGGAATTGTCGCGGAAACTTGGATGGCCGATGATCGCCTCGAGAAACGTCAGGTTGGTCGCCACACCCCTGATCCGGAACTCGCGCAGCGCCCGGTCCATGCGCCGGATGGTTTCCTCCGGCGTCGGCGCCCATGCGGTGACCTTCTCGAGCAGCGGATCGTAAAACCGTGTGATGACGGCACCGGAATAGGCGGTCCCGCCATCAAGCCGGATGCCGAAACCGGTGGCGCCGCGATAGGCGGTGATTCGGCCGTAGTCTGGAATGAAGTTCTGCTCAGGGTCTTCCGTGGTGATCCGGCACTGCAGGGCATGGCCGTTGAGATGGATATCCTGCTGCGCGGGAACACCTGATTCCGGCGTGCCTATCACGGCCCCCTCAAGCAGATGAATCTGCGCCTTGACGATGTCGATGCCGGTCACTTCCTCAGTGACGGTGTGCTCGACCTGAATGCGTGGATTGACCTCGATGAAGTAGAAGGCGCCGGTATCGATATCCATCAGATACTCGACGGTTCCCGCGCCAACATAACCGGTGGCATTGGCAATCTTCAGCGAATATGCAGCAAGCTCCTGGCGCTGGGCCTCGGTAAGATAGGGCGCTGGCGCACGTTCCACAACCTTCTGATTGCGGCGCTGAACCGAGCAGTCACGCTCGAACAGATGTACGGCGTTGCCATGGGTGTCGCCGAGAATCTGACTTTCGACATGACGGGCACGCTCCACCAGCTTTTCGAGATAAACCTCGTCCTTGCCGAAAGCGGCCATCGCCTCGCGCTTCGCCTCGGTAACCTCTCGGACCAGGTCCTTCGGATCACGAATCGCCCGCATGCCGCGGCCGCCGCCGCCCCAGGAGGCCTTGAGCATGATCGGATAACCGATCTCTTCAGCCATGCGCGCCACTTCATCCATGTCGTCGGGCAGCGGTTCGGTTGCCGGCACCACCGGCACCCCGATTTCAATGGCGAGGGTGCGCGCCGCAACCTTGTTGCCAAGCCGGCGCATGGTGTCCGGTCGGGGACCAATGAACACGATGCCATTCTCGGCACAGGCATCGGCGAATTCCGGGCTTTCAGACAACAGTCCATAGCCGGGATGGATCGCATCTGCACCGGAGAGTTTGGCAACCCGGATCACTTCATCGATCGAAAGGTAGCTTTCAATGGGTCCCAGATCGCGCTCCAGATGCGGCCCGCGGCCAACCTGATAGGACTCGTCAGCCTTGAACCTGTGCAGCGCAAGCTTGTCCTCTTCAGCCCAGATTGCAACGGTTTTCAGCCCCAATTCATTGGCTGCCCGGAAAACCCGGATTGCAATTTCTGAACGGTTGGCAACAAGAATCTTCGAAATCGGCACAGACTGGCTCCCCAATAGACACAATCACACCGGGACGCATTATCCCCGCGGCCAATCCATAGCGCCTGTTTTGTTGCAGTGCAAATAAGGGGAGCGATCAGGAAATCAGACCCAGCCTGAAAGCAATCGCAACCACATGGTGGCGATTCTTGGCATGCAGCTTTTCCTGAATTCCGTTCATGTACCAATCCACGGTATGCGCCGAGAGGCCAAGCGCCGTCCCCATCTCGTTCGAAGTCATGCCGCAGCCCAGATATTCGAGTGTTTGCATCTCGCGCTTGGTCATCTGCATCGTCACCGGCCGGTTGAGCCGTTCATGGGCCGCCGGATCAAGCAACTCCACCAATTCCCAGAACGCTTTCTTGGCCAGCGCGTCCATCATTGCCATTTCAGAGCGCAACAGCTCCACATACCCGCCGGCAATGGTCAGATATCCGACCAGGCCACGGCGCCCATGAACCGGAAAAACGTAGCCGTCCTCAAGCCCGAAACGCCGGGCATCGGCC
The DNA window shown above is from Hoeflea phototrophica DFL-43 and carries:
- a CDS encoding helix-turn-helix transcriptional regulator — protein: MDMSAVVRFLDWEKDPSEGAATMRERLSKVVAGLGFDFFKLVRQAGPESGAVDMILAEQWPSDWPELYAKRKYATIDPTLRYLGHSQGGFRWREPMEAYQEDPHYKRMERMMADARRFGLEDGYVFPVHGRRGLVGYLTIAGGYVELLRSEMAMMDALAKKAFWELVELLDPAAHERLNRPVTMQMTKREMQTLEYLGCGMTSNEMGTALGLSAHTVDWYMNGIQEKLHAKNRHHVVAIAFRLGLIS